A genomic stretch from Oncorhynchus gorbuscha isolate QuinsamMale2020 ecotype Even-year linkage group LG20, OgorEven_v1.0, whole genome shotgun sequence includes:
- the slc30a5 gene encoding zinc transporter 5, which translates to MDDKYSSNVLSSGQLGRVEVPNARLTRYIVLLLVSKVLKALGIFESYDLLKVVHIVQFIFILKLGCAVILVFFQKPFSSGKAISKRQWIKLLKHSVISCIISLLGFFGLTLCGPLRTLLLFEHSDVVVIALLSVLFTSSGGGPSKTRGAALFIIAVICLLLFDNDDLMAKMAEHPEGHHDSALTHALYTAIAFLGVADHKGGVVLLVVSLCLKIGFHTASRKLSVEIGGAKRLYALDNLVSSIVLLPWVIVLSATTESKVESWSALILPFGMIIFSVMILEFYVESICITKMEAPRCARYGSIFLFLSGLLLANFWTHPLTEQLRTMSKTPQQESTETEHVLSGGVLVSAVFFIMADSILSSPSKKGQKGTLVGYSPEGTPLYNFMGDALQHTSQSLPRFIKDSLKQILEEYDSRQIFYFLCLNLAFTFVELFYGVWTNSLGLISDGFHMLFDCSALVLGLFAALMTRWKATRIYSYGYGRVEILSGFINGLFLMVIAFFVFVESVTRLVDPPNINTDMLTPVSVGGLLVNLVGICAFSHAHSHGAAKSNCSSHDHGHSHGHGHSEHGHSHGGHGHGGNGHGQSSHGHSHGSSHGHSHGGGMNANMRGVFLHVLADTLGSVGVIISTILIRQFGWLIADPICSLFISTLIFLSVIPLLTDAAEVLLLRTPPEHEKDLNIALEKIEKVEGVLSYRDPHFWRHSASVIAGTIHLQLMSDVVEQRIIQQVTAILKDAGVNNLSVQVEKEAYFQHMSGLTTGFHDVLAMTQQMESMNYLKDGTCIM; encoded by the exons ATGGATGACAAATACAGCAGCAATGTACTTTCCAGTGGACAGCTTGGCAGGGTTGAAGTACCGAATGCCAG GCTAACCAGGTACATAGTGTTACTGCTTGTGTCCAAGGTGTTGAAGGCACTTGGGATCTTTGAATCATATGACCTCCTCAAAGTTGTCCATATTGTTCAGTTCATCTTCATACTAAAATTGGG GTGTGCAGTGATTTTGGTTTTCTTCCAAAAACCATTCTCTTCTGGGAAAGCAATTTCAAAGAGACAG TGGATCAAGCTTCTCAAACATTCGGTCATCAGCTGCATCATTTCCCTCCTGGGTTTCTTTGGTCTCACTCTCTGTGGACCTTTAAG GACGTTGTTACTGTTTGAGCACAGCGATGTGGTGGTCATCGCACTCCTCAGTGTTCTATTCACAAGCTCAGGAGGTGGCCCCTCCAAG ACCAGAGGTGCTGCTCTTTTCATTATCGCTGTcatctgtctccttctctttgaCAATGATGACCTCATGGCAAAGATGGCGGAACATC CTGAAGGACACCATGACAGTGCCCTCACTCATGCTCTCTATACTGCTATTGCATTCTTGGGGGTAGCAGATCACAAG GGTGGGGTTGTGTTGCTGGTGGTGTCTCTCTGCCTGAAGATTGGCTTCCACACAGCTTCCAGGAAGTTGTCTGTGGAGATCGGGGGAGCCAAACGCCTGTACGCCCTGGATAACCTGGTCTCCTCCATAGTCCTGCTGCCCTGGGTCATAGTGCTCTCAGCCACCACAGAG AGCAAAGTGGAGTCATGGTCGGCTCTTATCCTGCCATTTGGGATGATCATCTTCTCTGTGATGATCCTGGAGTTCTATGTAGAGTCCATCTGCATCACCAAGATGGAGGCTCCCAGGTGTGCCCGCTACGGCtccatctttctcttcctcaGTGGGCTGCTGCTGGCCAACTTCTGGACCCACCCGCTGACGGAACAGCTCCGGACCATGAGCAAGACCCCCCAGCAAGAGAGCACAGAGACTGAACATGTGCTCTCTGGGGGGGTGCTGGTCAGTGCAGTCTTCTTCATCATGG CTGACAGCATCTTGTCGTCACCATCGAAGAAGGGTCAGAAGGGGACCTTGGTGGGGTATTCCCCCGAGGGAACCCCTCTGTATAACTTCATGGGGGACGCCCTGCAGCACACGTCCCAGTCTCTGCCCCGCTTCATCAAAGACTCCCTCAAACAGATCCTGGAGGAGTATGATTCCAGACAGATCTTCTACTTCCTCTGTCTCAATCTG GCTTTCACGTTTGTGGAGCTCTTCTACGGTGTGTGGACCAACAGCCTGGGCCTGATCTCTGATGGCTTCCACATGTTGTTTGACTGCTCTGCTCTAGTGCTGGGCCTCTTTGCAGCTCTCATGACACGCTGGAAAGCAACCAGGATATACTCTTATGG ATATGGCCGGGTTGAAATTCTCTCTGGATTCATCAATGGCTTGTTCCTCATGGTCATAGCTTTCTTTGTCTTTGTGGAGTCGGTCACCCGACTCGTAGACCCTCCCAACATTAACACAGACATGCTGACA CCTGTGTCAGTTGGAGGGCTCCTCGTCAACCTAGTGGGTATCTGTGCCTTCAGCCACGCCCACTCCCACGGTGCTGCTAAAAGCAACTGTTCATCACATGATCATGGCCACTCCCACGGGCATGGGCACAGCGAGCACGGGCACTCTCATGGGGGACATGGGCACGGTGGAAACGGGCATGGGCAGAGCAGCCATGGACACAGTCATGGAAGTAGCCATGGCCACTCCCATGGCGGGGGCATGAATGCCAATATGAGAG GTGTCTTTCTGCACGTGTTGGCTGACACCCTGGGCAGTGTTGGTGTGATCATCTCCACAATCCTCATTCGTCAGTTTGGCTGGTTGATCGCTGACCCCATCTGttccctcttcatctccaccCTCATCTTCCTCAGTGTCATCCCGCTGCTGACAGATGCAGCTGAGGTCCTCCTCTTGAGGACGCCTCCTGAACATGAGAAGGACCTCAACATCGCCCTGGAAAAG ATTGAGAAAGTAGAAGGTGTGCTATCTTACCGCGACCCTCACTTTTGGAGACACTCAGCCAGTGTCATCGCAGGAACGATTCACCTGCAGCTGATGTCAGACGTTGTGGAGCAGAGGATCATACAGCAG GTGACTGCTATTCTGAAAGATGCCGGAGTGAATAATCTATCTGTCCAGGTGGAGAAGGAGGCCTATTTCCAGCACATGTCTGGCCTCACTACTGGATTCCATGATGTTCTGGCAATGACACAACAAATGGAGTCCATGAATTATCTGAAAGATGGAACATGTATCATGTAA